A section of the Ornithinimicrobium sufpigmenti genome encodes:
- a CDS encoding bile acid:sodium symporter family protein, translating to MTDVDQIRIAFDEGSLTTLRIVLALILLGVALDTRVSDFTRALRRPWAIIVVVIAQFLVLPGITLLLTLALDLRGSLALGLILVACCPPGNVSNILTHRAGGDVAMSVSMTAVGNVLAIFLMPLNLAFWGSLHPTGSELLRDISLDPVEMLGEILMVIGLPFVVGISLAHRFPTFAERARKVVGPVAVVGLGGIIVVGVANNWALFTAYIGLVVVAVFVHDALALLLGYVIGRTARLPQASVKASTFEVGIRNSGLGLLLVFAFFDGLGGMALVAAWWGIWDMIAGLAVAMVWRRRTGVSPLEDPRPVAVGENA from the coding sequence GTGACCGACGTCGACCAGATCCGGATCGCCTTCGACGAGGGCTCGCTGACCACCCTGCGGATCGTGCTGGCGCTGATCCTGCTCGGGGTGGCGCTGGACACCCGCGTCTCGGACTTCACGCGGGCGCTGCGGCGGCCGTGGGCGATCATCGTGGTCGTCATCGCCCAGTTCCTGGTGCTGCCCGGGATCACCCTGCTGCTGACCCTGGCGCTCGACCTGCGCGGGTCGCTGGCCCTGGGCCTGATCCTGGTCGCCTGCTGCCCACCGGGCAACGTCTCCAACATCCTGACCCACCGGGCGGGCGGGGACGTGGCGATGTCGGTGTCGATGACGGCGGTCGGCAACGTGCTGGCGATCTTCCTGATGCCGCTCAACCTGGCCTTCTGGGGCTCTCTGCACCCGACGGGCAGCGAGCTGCTGCGGGACATCTCGCTGGACCCGGTGGAGATGCTCGGCGAGATCCTGATGGTCATCGGGCTGCCGTTCGTGGTCGGGATCTCTCTGGCGCACCGGTTCCCGACGTTCGCCGAGCGGGCGCGGAAGGTCGTCGGGCCGGTCGCGGTGGTCGGCCTGGGCGGCATCATCGTCGTGGGTGTGGCCAACAACTGGGCCTTGTTCACCGCCTACATCGGGCTGGTCGTCGTTGCCGTCTTCGTCCATGACGCGTTGGCCCTGCTGCTCGGGTATGTCATCGGCCGGACCGCCCGGTTGCCGCAGGCGTCGGTCAAGGCGTCGACCTTCGAGGTGGGCATCCGCAATAGCGGCCTGGGGCTGCTGCTGGTCTTCGCCTTCTTCGACGGGTTGGGCGGGATGGCGCTCGTGGCGGCGTGGTGGGGGATCTGGGACATGATCGCCGGCCTGGCCGTGGCCATGGTCTGGCGGCGCCGGACCGGCGTCAGCCCGCTGGAGGATCCGCGCCCGGTGGCAGTGGGAGAGAACGCGTGA
- a CDS encoding TetR/AcrR family transcriptional regulator, which translates to MTPAPNRGPAAAAGNRAALIESARRLFFREGYEVPLSAVAKDAGVGQGTLYRHFPSREALAEAVVASTMDTLVEMTEELQGPEAFGVLWRHVVDSLVESVGFLDAVLGPRGELAGRQPEQELATLLTEPFARAQEAGLLSRGLTLDDALLTLAMVHGAAHRAGDRRTRQELAYRALALVGGGLELTQGLSADRSSTPRPEPGGAPGSSR; encoded by the coding sequence ATGACCCCCGCCCCCAACCGAGGCCCCGCGGCAGCAGCCGGGAACCGGGCCGCGCTGATCGAGTCGGCCCGCCGGCTCTTCTTCCGCGAGGGCTACGAGGTGCCGCTCTCGGCGGTCGCCAAGGATGCCGGGGTGGGGCAGGGCACGCTGTACCGCCACTTTCCCTCACGGGAGGCGCTTGCGGAGGCCGTCGTCGCCAGCACGATGGACACCCTTGTCGAGATGACCGAGGAGCTGCAGGGGCCGGAAGCCTTCGGGGTGCTGTGGCGGCACGTCGTCGACTCGCTGGTGGAGTCGGTCGGCTTCCTGGACGCCGTGCTCGGCCCTCGCGGTGAGCTGGCCGGTCGTCAGCCCGAGCAGGAGCTGGCCACGCTGCTCACCGAGCCCTTCGCCCGCGCCCAGGAAGCCGGCCTCCTCAGCCGTGGCCTCACGCTGGACGACGCGCTGCTCACCCTGGCCATGGTGCACGGCGCCGCACACCGCGCCGGGGACCGGAGGACCAGGCAGGAACTGGCTTACCGGGCCCTGGCGCTGGTGGGCGGCGGACTCGAGCTCACCCAAGGCCTCAGCGCAGACCGGTCATCGACGCCACGGCCCGAGCCGGGCGGCGCGCCCGGCTCGAGCCGCTAA
- a CDS encoding HNH endonuclease signature motif containing protein, giving the protein MEQAWGGEVLRTSREQLVREGYVLTVGVPGERVARTLRQTGREAIGADLAAQDAPRLQDTEVRSGLRLVATASAALVRARVRLACEVRQRGLHSAEGLTLRDWLVLACPDLDPATVANLVRVAQAAAEPVHAPLLDGVLAGGISLPRAANIHRALARIRKAISAEEYGLAVELLTTAGRNPLFDEQDIARIIEELLRRCLPEDEHEKRNKARRELRDVHESSLADGTVQRIIVTFGDDADYQAVRAILMSPLAAPATADEVEATGEEDSRTPGQRRYDAFMTVLRRGVAGTEGQPTTAKAKLIVTIDFETLRRKLSEGGGQLPGAGAILDRTTVSAGSVRRLACDADIIPMVLGGPSEILDQGRAKRLVTPAQRMRLSVRDKGCSIPGCTIPATWCDAHHVIPWARGGRSDLSNYALLCARHHTWVHEHEHTATVDDHGVTWHLR; this is encoded by the coding sequence ATGGAGCAGGCGTGGGGCGGTGAGGTCCTCCGGACGAGCAGGGAGCAGCTCGTCCGGGAGGGCTACGTGCTGACCGTCGGTGTGCCCGGGGAGCGGGTGGCCAGGACGCTCCGGCAGACCGGGCGGGAGGCGATCGGCGCCGACCTCGCCGCCCAGGACGCGCCCCGCCTGCAGGACACCGAGGTCCGGTCCGGGTTGCGGCTGGTCGCCACAGCATCCGCCGCCCTGGTGCGGGCGCGGGTGCGGCTGGCCTGCGAGGTTCGGCAGCGCGGGTTGCACTCGGCCGAGGGGCTGACCCTCCGCGACTGGCTGGTGCTGGCCTGCCCGGACCTGGACCCGGCCACCGTGGCCAACCTCGTCCGCGTGGCGCAGGCCGCAGCCGAGCCGGTGCACGCGCCGCTGCTTGACGGGGTGCTGGCCGGGGGGATCTCACTGCCGCGGGCGGCGAACATCCACCGGGCACTGGCCCGGATCCGCAAGGCGATCTCGGCGGAGGAGTACGGCCTGGCGGTCGAGCTGCTGACCACGGCGGGCCGCAACCCGCTCTTCGACGAGCAGGACATCGCGCGCATCATCGAGGAGCTGCTGCGGAGGTGCCTGCCGGAGGACGAGCACGAGAAGCGCAACAAGGCCCGCCGTGAACTACGGGACGTGCACGAGTCGTCCCTGGCGGACGGGACTGTGCAGCGCATCATCGTCACCTTCGGCGACGACGCCGACTACCAGGCTGTCCGCGCGATCCTCATGTCTCCGCTGGCCGCACCCGCCACCGCGGACGAGGTCGAAGCCACCGGCGAGGAGGACAGTCGCACGCCCGGCCAGCGCCGCTACGACGCGTTCATGACCGTCCTGCGCCGTGGTGTGGCCGGGACCGAAGGTCAGCCCACGACCGCCAAGGCCAAGCTCATCGTCACGATCGACTTCGAGACGCTGCGCCGGAAGCTGTCCGAGGGCGGTGGACAGTTGCCCGGTGCTGGCGCCATCCTCGACCGGACGACGGTCAGCGCCGGGTCGGTCCGGCGGCTGGCCTGCGACGCCGACATCATCCCCATGGTCCTCGGTGGCCCCTCGGAGATCCTGGACCAAGGCCGGGCCAAGCGCCTCGTCACTCCAGCGCAGCGGATGCGGCTGTCCGTCCGGGACAAGGGCTGCAGCATCCCGGGCTGTACCATCCCCGCGACCTGGTGCGACGCTCATCACGTCATCCCCTGGGCCCGGGGCGGACGGTCCGACCTGTCCAACTACGCCCTGCTGTGCGCCCGGCACCACACCTGGGTCCACGAGCACGAGCACACCGCCACCGTCGACGACCATGGCGTGACCTGGCATCTGCGATGA
- a CDS encoding NAD-dependent epimerase/dehydratase family protein: MKILVTGGSGFLGSSVVPGLVRDGHEVVSTDVREPGEPGAATIGALHVPMDVREPHTVDQVVGEYRPEVVVHLASIVTPGKGSDRALERAVDVDGTRHVLDACRAHGVRRIVVSSSGAAYGYHADNPVPLTECDPLRGNVEFAYADHKRQVEEMLAAERLRTPELEQVVLRIGTILGERVDNQITRLWAGRFILRLAGAESPFVLVWDKDVVRVVVAAVTSTVTGVFNVAGAGTVTVPEIARALGKRTLVVPEPVLRAALAVGKRARLTAYRPEQTVFLAHRPVLDASRLRELGVEVLPTREVLRRYAAAQAGRTP, from the coding sequence GTGAAGATCCTGGTCACCGGCGGGTCCGGCTTCCTCGGCTCCTCCGTCGTTCCCGGTCTGGTGCGGGACGGGCACGAGGTCGTCAGCACCGATGTGCGCGAGCCGGGCGAGCCGGGCGCGGCCACCATCGGAGCGCTGCATGTGCCGATGGACGTGCGCGAACCGCATACGGTCGACCAGGTCGTCGGCGAGTACCGCCCGGAGGTGGTGGTCCACCTGGCCAGCATCGTCACGCCCGGCAAGGGCTCGGACCGAGCGCTGGAGCGGGCCGTCGACGTGGACGGCACGCGGCACGTGCTCGACGCGTGCCGGGCGCACGGGGTGCGGCGGATCGTGGTGTCCTCCAGCGGCGCGGCCTACGGCTACCACGCCGACAACCCCGTGCCGCTGACCGAGTGCGACCCGCTGCGGGGCAACGTCGAGTTCGCCTACGCCGACCACAAACGGCAGGTGGAGGAGATGCTGGCCGCCGAGCGGCTGCGCACGCCGGAGCTGGAGCAGGTGGTGCTGCGCATCGGCACGATCCTGGGGGAGCGGGTCGACAACCAGATCACCCGGCTGTGGGCCGGACGGTTCATCCTCCGGCTGGCGGGGGCGGAGTCGCCGTTCGTGCTGGTGTGGGACAAGGACGTGGTCCGGGTCGTGGTGGCAGCGGTGACCTCGACGGTGACCGGGGTGTTCAACGTCGCGGGGGCAGGAACGGTGACGGTGCCCGAGATCGCGCGGGCACTCGGGAAGCGGACGCTCGTCGTGCCCGAGCCCGTCCTGCGCGCTGCCCTGGCCGTGGGAAAGCGTGCCCGGCTGACCGCCTACAGGCCGGAGCAGACCGTCTTCCTCGCCCACCGGCCTGTGCTCGATGCCTCCCGCCTGCGTGAGCTGGGGGTCGAGGTGCTGCCGACGCGCGAGGTGCTGCGCCGGTATGCCGCGGCCCAGGCCGGGCGCACCCCCTGA
- a CDS encoding FAD-binding protein, with amino-acid sequence MSTSEHTYDVVVVGSGSAAFAAAIGAREQGLTALMLESTDKWGGSSAMSGGGQWLPNNPLLQRAGAGDSREEALTYLEATVGDEGRATSRARKEAFVDGVADWVQTTERYGVKWARGADYPDYYPELPGGKIGRSIEIVPPDTKKIGDWWATCRAMMPLPIMTDDVWQITRAWSTPGGVHRGARVVGRIAGGVVRGKRLVGIGAGLMAALLDVAVQQLGAELWLESPVTGLIEEDGRITGVRVRKDGQDLTVHARSGVVLAAGGFDHNVEMRKERHGIEGDPSGAPGNLGQVHRMAVQHGAALELMDDAWWGASIAGVGDGDPAFLVGERSLPYMMIVDGQGRRFANEAESYVDLGHHMLEHDPHGTYWMVSDVRHARRYLRSYAMDPRKNKEMKEAGLLVKANTLAELAAGTGMDPDVFRATVQRFNGFARAGVDGDFGKGNSAYDRYYGDPTVRPNPCLGPVEKGPFTAYRVVIGDLGTKGGVVTDEHARALREDGSVIEGLYAAGNVSASVMGRTYPGPGSTIGPAVVFGLIAARHMGAAQIQSRAA; translated from the coding sequence ATGAGCACGTCAGAGCACACCTACGACGTCGTCGTCGTCGGTTCGGGGTCGGCAGCGTTCGCCGCCGCGATCGGGGCACGCGAACAGGGGTTGACCGCGCTCATGCTGGAGAGCACCGACAAGTGGGGCGGGAGCTCCGCCATGTCCGGCGGCGGTCAGTGGCTGCCGAACAACCCGTTGCTGCAACGGGCCGGCGCCGGCGACTCCCGGGAGGAGGCGCTGACCTACCTCGAGGCCACGGTGGGCGACGAGGGCCGGGCGACGTCGCGTGCCCGCAAGGAGGCGTTCGTCGACGGCGTCGCCGACTGGGTGCAGACCACCGAGCGGTATGGCGTGAAGTGGGCCCGTGGCGCGGACTACCCCGACTACTACCCCGAGCTGCCCGGCGGGAAGATCGGCCGCTCGATCGAGATCGTGCCGCCGGACACCAAGAAGATCGGTGACTGGTGGGCCACCTGCCGCGCGATGATGCCGTTGCCGATCATGACCGACGACGTCTGGCAGATCACCCGCGCCTGGTCCACCCCGGGTGGGGTGCACCGCGGTGCCCGCGTCGTCGGGCGGATCGCCGGCGGCGTCGTGCGGGGCAAGCGTCTGGTCGGCATCGGTGCCGGTCTGATGGCCGCGCTGCTCGACGTGGCGGTGCAGCAGCTGGGCGCCGAGCTGTGGCTGGAGAGCCCGGTCACCGGACTGATCGAGGAGGACGGCCGGATCACCGGCGTGCGGGTGCGCAAGGACGGCCAGGACCTCACGGTCCACGCACGGAGCGGCGTGGTCCTCGCGGCCGGCGGCTTCGACCACAACGTCGAGATGCGCAAGGAGCGCCACGGCATCGAGGGCGACCCGTCCGGCGCGCCCGGCAACCTGGGCCAGGTGCACCGGATGGCCGTTCAGCACGGCGCCGCCCTGGAGCTCATGGACGACGCCTGGTGGGGCGCCTCGATCGCCGGCGTCGGCGACGGGGACCCCGCATTCCTGGTGGGTGAGCGCTCCCTGCCCTACATGATGATCGTGGACGGGCAGGGACGCCGGTTCGCCAACGAGGCCGAGTCCTACGTCGACCTCGGACACCACATGCTCGAGCACGACCCGCACGGCACCTACTGGATGGTCTCCGACGTCCGGCACGCCCGCCGCTACCTTCGCTCCTACGCGATGGACCCGCGCAAGAACAAGGAGATGAAGGAGGCTGGTCTGCTGGTCAAGGCGAACACCCTGGCCGAGCTGGCTGCCGGCACGGGCATGGACCCTGACGTGTTCAGGGCGACCGTCCAGCGGTTCAACGGGTTCGCGCGGGCGGGCGTCGACGGCGACTTCGGCAAGGGCAACTCCGCCTACGACCGCTACTACGGGGACCCGACGGTGCGCCCGAACCCCTGCCTGGGACCCGTGGAGAAGGGCCCCTTCACGGCATACCGCGTCGTCATCGGCGACCTCGGCACCAAGGGTGGCGTGGTGACTGACGAGCACGCGCGGGCGCTGCGGGAGGACGGGTCGGTCATCGAGGGCCTGTATGCCGCAGGCAACGTCAGCGCGTCGGTGATGGGCCGGACGTACCCCGGGCCGGGCTCGACGATCGGCCCGGCCGTCGTGTTCGGCCTGATCGCGGCGCGGCACATGGGTGCGGCGCAGATCCAGAGCAGGGCAGCGTGA